The Molothrus ater isolate BHLD 08-10-18 breed brown headed cowbird chromosome 18, BPBGC_Mater_1.1, whole genome shotgun sequence genome window below encodes:
- the LOC118693143 gene encoding uncharacterized protein LOC118693143 isoform X2, protein MRGPLLWAGWLLATGCLLGATGSCRHRCCPGRNNACWAPGARRARCYCDSYCQRTGDCCQDYLTSCRRAAVGCAVGPWGPWSGCSSPCGVGSRARSRQVTVPPRHGGDPCPDLKQRRGCLGQHPTCGTAQEVAKILPNPLSQDFRDPWRRAGLPLPEEPSGCVWGRGPSVTPSPKPGLLLYPLQSWPLCTLRPRAFLLPPAIAFLPAPNHGSVAPPYKTMSLCMPHRNTILPALQTRIPLHPPRAIKLPTSPTEPPLPPPKPTSPLYLNPSTTHANLCPTFRPPFSLFSPPTFPLPSSPLPSSCGYFRLTQVGPPCRGRAWSRRLQRDQQVCVECRGNLPHRRPHCTGRGLQGARTFWVAASVVGCQGSWVQEGLQEGCVCSPPALIFV, encoded by the exons ATGCGGGGCCCGCTGCTCTGGGcgggctggctgctggccaccggctgcctgctgggagccaCGGGCAGCTGCCGGCACCGCTGCTGCCCCGGCAGGAACAACGCCTGCTGGGCCCCCGGCGCCCGCCGGGCTCGCTGCTACTGCGACTCGTACTGCCAGCGGACCGGAGACTGCTGCCAGGACTACCTCACCTCGTGCCGCCGTGCCG CGGTGGGCTGTGCCGTGGGGCCCTGGGGGCCGTGGAGCGGGTGCAGCTCCCCGTGcggggttggcagcagggcCCGCAGCCGCCAGGTCACGGTGCCGCCCCGGCACGGCGGGGATCCCTGTCCGGACCTCAAGCAGCGCCGcggctgcctggggcagcaccCGACCTGCGGCACGGCCCAAG AGGTAGCCAAGATTCTCCCCAACCCCTTGAGCCAGGACTTCAGAGATCCCTGGCGAAGAGCTGGGCTGCCACTGCCGGAGGAGCCCTCTGGGTGCGTGTGGGGTCGGGGCCCCTCTGTAACCCCGTCCCCAAAGCCGGGACTCCTCCTCTACCCCCTGCAGTCATGGCCTCTTTGCACCCTCAGACCCAGGGCCTTTTTGCTTCCCCCAGCCATTGCTTTTCTCCCTGCCCCAAACCACGGCTCCGTTGCACCCCCATACAAAACCATGTCCCTCTGCATGCCCCACAGAAACACCATCCTTCCCGCCCTCCAAACTAGGATCCCTCTGCACCCCCCCAGAGCCATCAAACTTCCCACCTCCCCAACCGAAccccctctgccaccccccAAACCCACATCCCCTTTATACCTCAATCCATCAACAACCCACGCCAACCTCTGCCCTACCTTCCGACCaccattttccctcttttctcctcccacgttccccctccccagctcccccctccccagctcctgcgGCTATTTCCGCCTGACCCAGGTGGGGCCCCCGTGCCGCGGGCGCGCCTGGAGCCGCCGGCTGCAGCGGGACCAGCAGGTCTGTGTGGAATGCCGGGGGAATCTGCCCCACCGCCGTCCCCACTGCACCGGACGCGGCCTGCAAGGAGCCAG GACATTTTGGGTGGCTGCTTCTGTGGTGGGGTGCCAGGGCTCGTGGGTGCAGGAGGGCCTGCAGGAGGGCTGTGTCTGCTCCCCCCCAGCTCTCATCTTCGTGTAG
- the LOC118693142 gene encoding LOW QUALITY PROTEIN: thyroid adenoma-associated protein homolog (The sequence of the model RefSeq protein was modified relative to this genomic sequence to represent the inferred CDS: inserted 1 base in 1 codon; deleted 1 base in 1 codon), producing MGAEREARACAAFYGSRGLAPTVLSCLRCLRHFAGSTAKRCKEKHLEEALQLTRALSEGLQALGEAEARPLLRCVLAFQMEATSSCSSFQKLEQMVTQLAVGKEALLAQEVDTLLSGLALQGEVLSPEDLQSVSMFLEESSLGRQHWQQNLPLLLQRLASTLHWVLQGQPTPGSTWGYLVIKACLQVFQVLPKDVAPLAWSTSGKSETLQSLLGLLLEVAWGKALNKDTRLLAGTALSMLVNTAPQPQHGASAVLTLFQLPIRAGTGELKFGELVVEVPPVLEPDGLENLVLTRGVLTCCKMDILSCQLEGLPNKACLLLDVVFPAVCALTREQKDCHYYCFQACALWLQRLREGLAALWHLTGTHVLAQDSELLQELTQLLWNNAETPVEGVSEFIHSSFRLLLEIYHLECQHFQDQERPLYQQMLQRVVSMPWQIKARYVPLCAIVPYMGSQQVLDAYPDLPQHLLSCLSTNHLCPAAAEAYKVLVRQQCSEWRDGQRGTEEALAEQWALRWLPLLSQGLCSPLPILQSNSANHLLTWTLRQLPATQALLAAQFGGQDTMSLRAWVSVLKAQKSVAGALPLGEEALERLSRCLGAREEGIRLAALGLLCCSPNTNQPLSGTEVRLLREFLPLNLNCDSSSFRQLLQAAVRKALVRLRDSSLAQLRGKAPRRSGPAEGAEQLAQAVGFVEWLLQLSIASLSPGSNYQRKKTALLLLAAVLETCTDTWSPDRKKGQPPRTMATLLSYARQRGCWDFFSQPNLLALLSCLQDSTNEIRDLASELLVRYFPTTFPEPIAQALFQLAQDTLGSPRVQEAEAGSVLMKTILQKSDSGTMKSLSLEAEAALTLPSRGLCFAQHLLHVLQAQYKVARQDLLRAAATAPMHGAIAALRRCLLQVPEVAVSMQAAELVQSWQELLTCLVTTVRDITSLLLGALQSQQGPGADEQAAAPSFAEMGNAIGSLIMLGKGQGQEEEESDSVLLSEEHSLILTCCWVSVKEIGLLLGGLAELLLSPALPAEVGPLLPLPTLQMATRVFQEILLRCRHWGAVEGCSMGFTKFCAALLNHPDPELQAIPRAVLEQGLEALCGPRSSSITRRAAGFPMLFLCIVSGEAPAQARPLLTHCIQTLLSLAATALPQDWDQTLDLPQVCALHVLQTLVRGAGLGGAVLCHATPMMALALRGLGSPCWAMRNAAIQLFSALTSRLLGQPWSHRDGCPSEGLSLHAFLSQHPKLGAVLLGELKVATAPTSGGPRLHPALHAVLTLLAQLQPGADIAGSSSAPFLEPLLGLAESPIYAVRAMAAKALVPVVAPPQRCRLLLQLARQLPAAPGQIRSHNAVHGHLLQMQALLGCAMGTGGLSAKALHPVALQLEARGWLLTPAQRCPLVRAAFLQVLALLPTSFSPGFAQYIHDTISSELGSLLQGAKSGCAEPQVGSAILHQTMAHFVCSEAARLADSEHIAAVCSLLQQPNPDIQLAILNWVIAGEGGSCKEVENALGLTLLESLQSVLQERRDEEFLRLYLEALLHLYRDPSSWSQEASSKLQGSSRSCLEMLLHMVEAECPGPDLLFQALCAASLLLAHQCRDEDAVLVERWCAALEECSRSAGSELLRLAAARSLQLAGPSLLQPSLRAAHPSLVPVALRLINMAIHLLQDEEREVRHEASGFASLLRQSPGELLQNGCIFVQDNVGLQSLLEXLLGEFGEHPETFNSLLQHIPVLDVRSVVEELEANKAASLYKEDEPNVFAEPAVLAQQLLPVLVQLLEKAPTGSPVHASALQWLEATGPSVLRDLQYCKHCWSQGPAARWGMKALGCAKLHTALAVLLVRAWLVAQVLRVLGEGATTTPGLGCGSQELEQELELVQGLLVQHGLAPVPKQDNAPGELAPLLGTDSSRHAAV from the exons ATGGGCGCCGAGCGGGAGGCGCGGGCCTGCGCCGCCTTCTACGGCTCACGGGGCCTCGCCCCCACGGTGCTCTCCTGCCTGCGCTGCCTGCGGCACTTCGCGGG GAGCACTGCCAAGAGATGCAAAGAGAAGCACCTGGAGGAGGCTCTCCAGCTGACACGGGCGCTGAGCGAGGGTCTGCAGGCACTGGGTGAGGCAGAGGCACGACCCCTTCTTCGCTGTGTCCTGGCTTTCCAGATGGAGGcaaccagcagctgcagctccttccagaaACTGGAACAG ATGGTGACCCAGCTGGCAGTGGGGAAGGAAGCCCTGCTGGCCCAGGAGGTGGACACACTGCTGAGtggcctggcactgcagggagag GTGCTGTCTCCCGAGGACCTTCAGTCAG TGTCCATGTTCctggaggagagcagcctgggccggcagcactggcagcagaacctgcccctgctgctgcagcgcCTGGCCAGCACCCTGcactgggtgctgcagggccagcccacccctggcagcacctggggctACCTGGTCATCAAG gcctGCCTCCAGGTCTTCCAGGTGCTGCCAAAGGATGTGGCTCCCCTGGCGTGGAGCACATCAGGAAAGAGTGAgaccctgcagagcctcctgggactgctgctggaggtggctTGGGGGAAG GCCCTGAACAAGGACACGAGGCTgctggcaggcacagccctgagcatgTTGGTGAACAcggccccccagccccagcatggGGCCAGTGCAGTGCTGACCCTGTTCCAGCTCCCCATCCGAG CAGGCACTGGAGAGCTGAAATTTGGGGAGCTGGTGGTGGAAGTGCCCCCTGTCCTGGAACCAGATGGGCTGGAGAATCTGGTGCTTACCAGAGGTGTGCTGACGTGCTGCAAGATGGACAtcctcagctgccagctggaggGCCTCCCCAACAAG gcctgcctgctgctggatgtggtctttcctgctgtgtgtgccctgaCCAGGGAGCAGAAGGACTGCCACTACTACTGCTTCCAAG CCTGTGCGCTGTGGCTGCAGCGCCTGCGGGAgggcctggctgctctctggcACCTGACGGGGACCCATGTCCTGGCCCAGGACTCTGAACTCCTCCAGGAGCTCACCCAGCTGCTGTGGAACAACGCAGAGACCCCG GTGGAAGGTGTGTCTGAGTTCATCCACAGCTCCTTCCGATTGCTCCTGGAGATCTACCACCTGGAATGCCAGCACTTCCAGGACCAGGAGAGACCCCTCTACCAACAGATGCTGCAGAGGGTGGTCTCAATGCCTTGGCAGATCAAAGCAAGATACGTGCCCCTGTGTGCCATCGTCCCCTACATGGGCAGCCAGCAG GTGCTGGATGCCTACCCAGACCTGCCACAGCATCTCCTGAGCTGCCTCTCCACCAACCACCTGTGTCCTGCCGCGGCCGAGGCCTACAAGGTCCTGGTGCGGCAGCAGTGCAGCGAGTGGCGGGATGGGCAGCGGGGCACAgaggaggccctggcagagcagtgggCACTGCGCTggctccccctgctctcccagggcctctgctctcccctgcccatcctgcagAGCAACAGTGCCAACCACCTCCTCACCTGGACCCTGCGGCAGCTCCCGGccacccaggcactgctggccgCCCAGTTTGGCGGCCAGGACACGATGTCACTCCGGGCCTGGGTGTCCGTGCTGAAGGCACAGAAGAGTGTGGCAGGGGCCCTGCCGCTGGGGGAGGAGGCTCTGGAGCGGCTCTCCCGCTGCCTGGGTGCCCGTGAGGAGGGCATTCGGCTGGCAGCGCTgggcctgctctgctgcagccccaacACCAACCAGCCCCTCTCGGGCACCGAGGTGCGGCTGCTGCGGGAGTTCCTGCCCCTCAACCTCAACTGCGACTCCTCCTCGTTccggcagctgctgcaggcagccgTGAGGAAGGCGCTGGTGCGGCTGCGGGACAGCTCGCTGGCCCAGCTGCGGGGGAAGGCGCCGCGGCGCTCCGGgccagcagagggagcagagcagctcgCCCAGGCAGTAG GCTTTGTGgaatggctgctgcagctcagcatcGCCTCACTCAGCCCAGGCTCCAACTACCAGAGGAAGAAGACGGCTCTGCTCCTTCTGGCTGCTGTTTTGGAGACCTGCACAGACACCTGGAGCCCTGACAGGAAGAAAGGCCAGCCACCAC GGACCATGGCCACACTGCTGAGCTATGCCAGGCAGAGAGGCTGCTGGGATTTCTTCTCCCAGCCCAATTTGttggcactgctgagctgcctgcaggacagCACTAACGAG ATCAGAGACTTGGCCTCGGAGCTGCTTGTCCGCTACTTCCCTACCACATTCCCTGAGCCCATTGCCCAGGCTCTCTTCCAGCTGGCCCAGGACACCCTGGGCAGCCCCCGAGTGCAGGAGGCTGAAGCTGGATCTGTGCTGATGAAGACCATCCTGCAGAA GTCAGACAGTGGCACCATGAAGAGCCTGTCCCTGGAGGCTGAGGcagccctgacactgcccagccgAGGGCTGTGCTTTGCCCAGCACCTTCTGCACGTGCTGCAGGCCCAGTACAAGGTGGCACGCCAGGACCTGCTGCGGGCAGCAGCCACGGCACCGATGCACG GAGCCATCGCAGCCCTGCGCAGGtgcctgctccaggtgccagaggtGGCCGTCTccatgcaggcagcagagttggtgcagagctggcaggagctcctCACCTGCCTCGTGACCACAGTGAGAGACAtcacctccctcctcctgggggctctgcagagccagcaagGCCCTGGTGCTGATGAGCAAG ctgctgccccatcATTTGCAGAGATGGGGAATGCCATTGGCTCCCTCATCATGTTGGGGAAGGGCCAGGGgcaagaggaagaggagagtgATTCAGTCCTGCTGTCAGAGGAGCACAGCCTGATCCTGACGTGCTGCTGGGTGTCAGTGAAG gagattgggctgctcctggggggcctggctgagctgctactatccccagcactgcctgctgaaGTGGGGCCCCTCCTGCCACTCCCCACCCTGCAGATGGCCACCAGGGTGTTCCAGGAAATCCTGCTGCGGTGCCGGCACTGG ggagcagTGGAGGGCTGCAGCATGGGCTTCACCAaattctgtgctgcactgctgaaCCACCCAGATCCGGAGCTGCAGGCCATCCCAcgggctgtgctggagcag GGCTTGGAAGCACTGTGTGGGCCCCGGAGCAGCTCGATCACACGCCGTGCTGCCGGCTTCCCCATGCTCTTCCTGTGCATCGTCAGCGGGGAGGCCCCGGCGCAGGCACGGCCCCTCCTGACCCACTGCATCCAGACCCTGCTGAGCTTGGCTGCCACGGCACTGCCACAGGACTGGGACCAGACCCTCGACCTCCCACAG GTGTGTGCCCTCCACGTGCTGCAGACGCTGGTCCGCGGggcggggctgggcggggcagtgctgtgccatgccacaCCCATGATGGCCCTGGCACTGCGGGGCCTGGGCTCACCCTGCTGGGCCATGAGGAACGCGGCCATCCAGCTCTTCA gtgccctCACATCCCGGCTGCTGGGACAGCCATGGAGCCACAGGGATGGCTGCCCATcagaggggctgagcctgcaTGCCTTCCTCAGCCAGCACCCAaagctgggtgctgtgctgcttggaGAGCTCAAGGTGGCCACAGCACCCACATCAGGGGGGCCCCGCCTGCACCCTGCACTCCATGCTGTCCTCACCCtcttggcccagctgcagcctggcgCTGACATTGCCGGCAG ttcctctgctcccttcctggagccactgctggggctggcagagagcCCCATCTACGCTGTACGAGCGATGGCTGCCAAGGCTCTGGTGCCTGTTGTGGCCCCTCCCCAGCGCTGcaggctcctcctgcagctggcccggcagctccctgcagcacctgggcagaTCCGCTCGCACAACGCCGTCCATGGGCACCTGCTGCAgatgcaggcactgctgggctgtgccatgggcacCGGGGG GCTGTCGGCCAAGGCGCTGCACCCcgtggctctgcagctggaggcgCGGGGCTGGCTGCTCACCCCAGCTCAGCGCTGCCCCCTCGTCCGAGCTGCCTTCCTCCAGGTCCTCGCCCTCCTGCCCACATCCTTCAGCCCTGGCTTTGCCCAGTACATCCATGACACCATCAGCAGCGAGCTGGGCAGCCTCCTGCAGGGGGCAAAGTCAGGCTGTGCCGAGCCACAG gtgGGCTCAGCCATCCTCCACCAAACCATGGCCCACTTTGTGTGCAGCGAGGCAGCCCGGCTGGCAGACAGCGAGCACATTGCTGCTGTCTGCTCACTCCTCCAGCAGCCCAACCCCGACATCCAGCTTGCCATCCTGAACTGGGTGattgctggggagggaggatCATGCAAGGAGGTGGAGAACGCTCTTGGGCTGACATTGCTG GAGAGCTTGCAGTCGGTGCTGCAAGAGAGAAGGGACGAAGAGTTCCTGAGATTGTACCTTGAGGCTTTGCTGCATCTTTACAGAGATCCCTCGTCATGGTCCCAGGAAGCTTCTAGTAAGCTCCAGGGCTCCTCAAGATCAtgtctggagatgctgctgcacaTGGTGGAGGCTGAGTGTCCTGGGCCTGATCTCCTCTTCCAGGCActgtgtgctgccagcctgctgcTTGCCCACCA GTGCAGGGACGAGGACGCTGTGCTGGTGGAGCGCTGGTGTGCGGCGCTGGAGGAGTGCAGCCGCTCCGCCGGCTCTGAGCTGCTGCGGCTGGCGGCCGCCcgctccctgcagctggcagggcccagcctgctgcagccatCCCTGCGTGCTGCCCATCCCTCGCTCGTCCCCGTGGCTCTGAG gCTGATAAACATGGCCATTCACCTTCTGCAAGATGAGGAGCGGGAGGTCCGGCATGAGGCCTCAGGTTTCGCCAGCCTCCTGCggcagagcccaggggagctgctccaAAACGGCTGCATCTTTGTGCAGGACAATGTGGGGCTCCAGAGCCTCCTAG CTCTTCTGGGAGAGTTCGGGGAGCACCCTGAGACCTTCAACTCACTACTTCAACACATCCCCGTCTTAGATGTCAGGAGTGttgtggaggagctggaggccaACAA agctgccagcctgtACAAAGAGGATGAACCCAATGTTTTTGCAGAGCcagctgtcctggcacagcagctgctccctgtcctggtgcagctcctggagaaggctccCACTGGCAGCCCAGTCCATGCCTCGGCTCTGCAGTGGCTGGAAGCCACAGGCCCCAGTGTGCTGAGGGACCTGCAGTACTGCAAACACTGCTGGAGCCAAG GTCCTGCTGCCCGCTGGGGGATGAAggcactgggctgtgccaaactccacacagccctggctgtgctgctggtgagggcctggctggtggcacag gtgctgCGGGTGCTGGGGGAAGGTGCCACCACCACACCAGGCCTGGGCTGTGGCTCCCAGGAgttggagcaggagctggagctggtaCAGGGGCTGCTGGTGCAGCACGGGCTGGCTCCTGTGCCAAAGCAGGACAATGCACCAGGAGAGCTGGCACCACTGTTGGGGACTGACAGCTCCAGGCATGCAGCAGTGTGA
- the SLC25A1 gene encoding tricarboxylate transport protein, mitochondrial, whose amino-acid sequence MPAPAAPRSLAAAAAPAGKAKLTHPGKAILAGGLAGGIEICITFPTEYVKTQLQLDEKANPPRYKGIGDCVKQTVRDHGVRGLYRGLSSLLYGSIPKAAVRFGTFEFLSNQMRDEQGRLDGTRGFICGLGAGVAEAVAVVCPMETVKVKFIHDQTSPNPKYRGFFHGVREIVREQGLKGTYQGLTATVLKQGSNQAIRFFVMTSLRNWYKGDNPNKAINPFITGVFGAIAGAASVFGNTPLDVVKTRMQGLEAHKYKNTWDCAYQIMKHEGPLAFYKGTVPRLGRVCLDVAIVFIIYDEVVKFLDKVWKTD is encoded by the exons AtgcccgcccccgccgcgccccgcagcctggccgccgctgccgcccccGCCGGCAAGGCCAAGCTCACGCACCCCGGCAAGGCCATCCTGGCAG GTGGCCTGGCTGGAGGGATCGAGATCTGCATCACATTCCCCACCGAGTATGTGAAGACgcagctgcagctggatgaGAAGGCAAACCCTCCCCGCTACAAGGGCATTG GGGACTGTGTGAAGCAGACTGTCCGTGACCATGGCGTCCGGGGGCTGTACCGGGGGCTCAGCTCGCTGTTGTACGGCTCCATCCCCAAGGCTGCTGTCAG GTTCGGGACGTTCGAGTTCCTCAGCAACCAGATGAGAGATGAGCAGGGGCGGCTGGACGGCACGCGGGGCTTCATCTGCGGGCTGGGGGCTGGCGTGGCTGAGGCTGTGGCCGTGGTCTGCCCCATGGAGACTGTGAAG GTGAAGTTTATCCATGACCAGACCTCTCCCAACCCCAAATACCGTGGTTTCTTCCATGGCGTCCGGGAGATCGTTCGGGAACAGG GGCTGAAGGGGACCTACCAGGGCCTAACTGCAACTGTCCTCAAGCAAGGATCAAACCAGGCCATCCGCTTCTTCGTCATGACCTCCCTCAGGAACTGGTACAAAG gGGACAATCCCAACAAGGCCATTAACCCCTTCATAACAGGGGTGTTTGGAGCCAttgctggagctgccagtgtCTTTGGCAACACTCCCTTGGATGTGGTGAAGACCAGGATGCAG ggGCTGGAAGCACACAAGTACAAGAACACCTGGGACTGTGCCTACCAGATCATGAAACACGAAGGGCCCCTGGC GTTTTACAAGGGTACAGTGCCTCGCTTGGGCCGTGTGTGTCTTGACGTGGCCATCGTCTTCATCATCTACGATGAGGTGGTCAAATTCCTCGACAAGGTGTGGAAAACGGACTGA
- the LOC118693143 gene encoding SCO-spondin-like isoform X1, producing MRGPLLWAGWLLATGCLLGATGSCRHRCCPGRNNACWAPGARRARCYCDSYCQRTGDCCQDYLTSCRRAAVGCAVGPWGPWSGCSSPCGVGSRARSRQVTVPPRHGGDPCPDLKQRRGCLGQHPTCGTAQAALLPEVAKILPNPLSQDFRDPWRRAGLPLPEEPSGCVWGRGPSVTPSPKPGLLLYPLQSWPLCTLRPRAFLLPPAIAFLPAPNHGSVAPPYKTMSLCMPHRNTILPALQTRIPLHPPRAIKLPTSPTEPPLPPPKPTSPLYLNPSTTHANLCPTFRPPFSLFSPPTFPLPSSPLPSSCGYFRLTQVGPPCRGRAWSRRLQRDQQVCVECRGNLPHRRPHCTGRGLQGARTFWVAASVVGCQGSWVQEGLQEGCVCSPPALIFV from the exons ATGCGGGGCCCGCTGCTCTGGGcgggctggctgctggccaccggctgcctgctgggagccaCGGGCAGCTGCCGGCACCGCTGCTGCCCCGGCAGGAACAACGCCTGCTGGGCCCCCGGCGCCCGCCGGGCTCGCTGCTACTGCGACTCGTACTGCCAGCGGACCGGAGACTGCTGCCAGGACTACCTCACCTCGTGCCGCCGTGCCG CGGTGGGCTGTGCCGTGGGGCCCTGGGGGCCGTGGAGCGGGTGCAGCTCCCCGTGcggggttggcagcagggcCCGCAGCCGCCAGGTCACGGTGCCGCCCCGGCACGGCGGGGATCCCTGTCCGGACCTCAAGCAGCGCCGcggctgcctggggcagcaccCGACCTGCGGCACGGCCCAAG CTGCTCTTCTGCCAGAGGTAGCCAAGATTCTCCCCAACCCCTTGAGCCAGGACTTCAGAGATCCCTGGCGAAGAGCTGGGCTGCCACTGCCGGAGGAGCCCTCTGGGTGCGTGTGGGGTCGGGGCCCCTCTGTAACCCCGTCCCCAAAGCCGGGACTCCTCCTCTACCCCCTGCAGTCATGGCCTCTTTGCACCCTCAGACCCAGGGCCTTTTTGCTTCCCCCAGCCATTGCTTTTCTCCCTGCCCCAAACCACGGCTCCGTTGCACCCCCATACAAAACCATGTCCCTCTGCATGCCCCACAGAAACACCATCCTTCCCGCCCTCCAAACTAGGATCCCTCTGCACCCCCCCAGAGCCATCAAACTTCCCACCTCCCCAACCGAAccccctctgccaccccccAAACCCACATCCCCTTTATACCTCAATCCATCAACAACCCACGCCAACCTCTGCCCTACCTTCCGACCaccattttccctcttttctcctcccacgttccccctccccagctcccccctccccagctcctgcgGCTATTTCCGCCTGACCCAGGTGGGGCCCCCGTGCCGCGGGCGCGCCTGGAGCCGCCGGCTGCAGCGGGACCAGCAGGTCTGTGTGGAATGCCGGGGGAATCTGCCCCACCGCCGTCCCCACTGCACCGGACGCGGCCTGCAAGGAGCCAG GACATTTTGGGTGGCTGCTTCTGTGGTGGGGTGCCAGGGCTCGTGGGTGCAGGAGGGCCTGCAGGAGGGCTGTGTCTGCTCCCCCCCAGCTCTCATCTTCGTGTAG